cgCGTGCAGCAGAGCTGCACACGATGCATATCacaaaacaataaattactttatacCGCAGATCCACAGTCCAGTCCCGCAATCCTAAATTAGAACCAATGAGAAGGCAAGTTCTGCGGAGGCTCGACTCAAGTTGACCTCGAGTCTACATACCTACGTCGCGTGTCCGCCTTTCAAGAAAAACGTGACGGACAAACTTGTGGGGTATTGCGTCATTCCATATCAATGCCTAActgttttctcttctcttctccctggctctctctttcgctttcttctcttttctaccCACAAACGTGCACGTGTGTATAGTCACGCAATTTCGGTATGGTATACACGTCAGATTGTGTGCTTGCATAAAatgttgataaaataattaattacttctcaaataattctatttcattttattccttGCTAAATCGCGTATCTTTCACAATTTAGCACGACCTAACATATCATATTACTTCGTGCTAAACATTATTGTAATcacgaaactttatttttatcaataatatatGTAGATGTCCTTAAATAACAAGTGAGataatttcaacgataaaCGCCGACGATGCTAATTCccacataaatataatatggaaaaaattGGACGAAAATAGAGAATATTATTAGTAGTCGTTACGTAAACATTGTAAAACCATTATTGCCTACCGTAACAATAGCCGAGCATGGTGAGGTTATATATAACATTGCAGATACATTTGATATTACCGAtcgattgatcgatcgattaagaattttaacgaaaaattaaaattgaaatattatattatcgtgtcgtctaaattttcaaaaatcacGTAAATTCCATATAAGAAATAGACGCAAGTTGAAATAGTCagaggaaggagaaaaaatgGTGGCATAAAAGAGTAGGAGAGATTAGTCGtacatgtgtgtgtatgttACGTATAGTATATGTAGGTTCGTAACGATGgtagaggaagaaagaaagactcGCCGGAGGCAGGAGGATCAAGAAGGGATAGAGGATAGCAGGGAGCAGAGAGCGCGAGGGTatagaagaggaagaaaaaaggaacacgAGAGGTGACGGCAACTGCGAGGTCATAAATATAAGCGCTGTTATACCCTTCTACTATCCGATTGGTCGAGCCTCCAGACGAGCCTCCGTAGTCGTGACGACACGTAACGCCAGGCAACGATAGAATGGACAATCGACACGGTGGCGAGTGCCCTGACAAGGAGGAAGgggaacaaaaaagaaagatccaAGACGAACCAGACGGGGATAGTAGAAACGAACAGGTtacgaacgaagaagagaagaaaggagcgACCTTCGAGCGCCGGATTGTGGTGATTACGTGCTAGTCGAGTCGTACCACGTCGTAGTACACCCCGTTTCGTATTATGTCGCGAAATTTTCCGAATTCGTCGGAATTCTGTTTAACCGTCGATACTGAACCTAATACCAGCGAATTAGTCTATCTCGGCTTTTATTACAGGCAATGTAGAGCATTAAAGATATAACAGCACTTTAGAGTAAACTCAATCGAATGGATTTTTCGCAAAAGTTCTATAGAGGTGACataactatttaaaaataatccaaACGAATGAGGTATGAGAATCGTTAGCTCGCACGGCAGAACACTATTTTAGTCAAGAATATTTGCGTAACTCGAAGCATGGACATTGAaccctcttcttttctttcgatatcTACTGATAATTTTTAGCATTATTTATGATGTAACAGAATTGAAACTAAATAAGATATCgacagatattaaaaataaagtaatcgCATTATCTTATAACAGATAAGGATACACGAGCACGAAATGCACTTcgcactttgaaattttttatcgctGTTTGCAACTGATCGATGCAATTAACAATAGTCTAATTTTAAAAGTTCCACCCTCTAAACTTATCTAGTGACAGGTTAAATTCACTAATTTGATATCATTCGACTAGAGGCGATCAAAAAAGATTTTCTTCCTACGTATTAAGCGCATATTTTCGTACTTTGATCGAATTTGAAACTGACTGCTATAATACGATCCTAAGTTCAAGCATCTTCCACCTTTGATCAAGTAGGATGATTTTGTAGTTACGTAATTCGAGTTTTAAGGCGCATAATTTGAAGGACGGTAGcgggggaaaaaaaggaagtacTTGAAGaggaagaatggaaaaaacgtagaaaatgTGGTGTATGAGAGGGGGGGGGATAGAGAATGAGAACAAACAATggataaaggaaataaagagACTGTGGTTAATATCTCGCTCCTTTGGTTTGGTTATTTTCCCATTCGTTGAATGGACCACTCTTGTTGGCATAATGGACAACGATTGTTTTGTTGCACCCAAAGAGACATGCAACAGTAGTGAAACGAATGATTGCATTCTCCCCAAACTACGACGCAATCTTGTCGGCTATCGTCCTTTTTGCTTTCCGCTTGACACCGGAGACACGCAtctgaaaattagaaaaaagaaaaacaagggTGATTAAGCggtatctatattttttttttttattaatcacGTGTGTATTATACCTTTatgatattgataaaatttaatgggAGATTGTAGATAATCCAGATATAAGTAAACGTAGGTAAGTATTTAATTGGGTAACATATAAAGGAACGCGTACGCTGTAACAGTAAAGTTGTAGAATCTGTCGAATAACGAGAACGTAACTTTTTAGGAAGTTTTCAGCGATGAATCGTTTGTGAAAACccaaaatatattcttcgtGTAAGAGAAGTTTATTCACCAACCAGCCGGCGATCGACAAGAGTATCATCGATATCGTCTCGGTTGGCCTCTGTTGTCTCGGGTATACGAAGTACCTAAGTATGCACAAGTGTATGTGTATGCCTTGTAAAATTCCACCGCCTTATCTGATGAACGTGTATAcaatgtgtgtgtgtgtgtatgtgtgtgagAGTAATTACATACTGGGAAATCAATCTTTCAGAGAATTAGAAATAAACTTACGCGTATCATTTACAGgtatgatatttttaactgAAAAAAATCAAAGTAAGCCGAGTCGACGATCGGCGATATATAACGAACGTTGAAACGTTTACGATGGGAGTTACACGACACGACGGTTCTGAAGAAACGATAGTTGGTCGATTAATCTTCGACAACGATTCTCAAGAACTACTTCTCGTTGACCCACACCGGGGGATCCTGACAAACGTATCGGTCGTGCCCCCGGGTCTTAGGCGAGCAGGGTATCGGGCCAATTAACTCTGACGAACGGGACAACGACAGGCGTTCGTGCATCAGCCACCGTGCTTAGAGGCTTCTTCTCGAGCGTTCTTTCCTTCCCTCTTATTTTCCatctattttcttattgtCATCAACCGCGTCAATCAACACACGACCTAACCAAACGTATCTTTTTATACAGTTGCCGGGAATTGACCCGTTTCGGGACAACAATCCAACAAACATTACTGGTCTGCTCTTCGGTTAACCCAGATCGTCGGCGATCATTGGCAAACAACGGTAACTTTCCTCAAAGCGTAATTTATCGATGCAACGGAATTAAGATTAGATTCAAACTTCGACCAACGAGTAATCGTATTCAGTTGGTAACAGGAGAGAATAATTTATCGCACTCTGTTTTTAGACTCGGAAAGGTAAGGATCGGCGGATATTAACGCCGATGATATTGCTGATAGTCAACGAGCTATGCCTCTAATCTGACTGCATCCATCACTTCGATTCTTTAACGAGTTTCTCGAACGTTCGAAGAACGCGCCCTATCGATGATATCTTCTCGCGAGATCCGACAGCCAATAAAGACCGATCGATATTGCGTACGccgatcgtttaattaattcattcggTTGATAAACGTCGTCTGGACCGTCAAAACGAACGTGAAATTAGCATTAATTAGGTATATCGAAATGTTCGAGTCAGTCATGCGCAGGATTGACGATCGAgcaatgtacatatgtatttacatcATACGTTTGGATTTAAACGGAGAGGAACGTAGGATCGAGGAACCTCGGTCGTTAGGAGGCCTGGCCTGGCCTGGCCTGGCAGACGGCAGATGACGACGGGACTGCATGATATTGCAACGAGAACTATTGAATGGCGCGCGCGTGCGAATGTTCCTTCCCGATGTTCGCGTTAAGCTATTAAAATTGCGCGCTATTAATTCTAGCTTACCTTGCTACTACTTCTATATTCGAAAACACTTTGAAAACATCTGTATCGAATCAAAGTACGCAACATAGATCAATGCATATTGCATGTAAACGTATCAACACTTGCTCGTTTTTTATTGCCGCGCCCATTCACATTTTCCTTCTATATATACGCGAAAGGAACACACCGTTTAATACGAAATACCTTTCGCTTTATCAAACGTGAACACGTTTTGACGAACGATTTCTTTTACTTCCGACtcgcgttttctttctctgcaCGTACAAATAAAGCGAATATCCGAAACGACGTTAAACATTATCACGTTACGTTACGAACGAACCAATTTGGCTTTGATCTGTTTCGTTGCGTCAGAGCGTCGCGttcgtaaatttttatcaatcatTGAAACTACCAGGTATTTTTCCTTTGATACGATACTAACAATTTGCTTCATCGATTAACCCCTATCGATCAATGAGTTGACCGTGTTCCGTGATGTAACGATATGCGACAATTGTCGAAGAACTCTGATCATCGGAGAAACGGAGAGAAGACAACAAATTGATCTTCGACTGAAATGTTATTTGCAACGTAGTCGTCGTTCTCCTCTAGAATTCAATATCAAAATCTGAATTCGATGCCACGCTTCAGGCGCTCTAATAACACGACTACAGGCGACTATCGAATGACGCTCTAATAAGAATAACgctaataaaacgaaaaaaacaaTACTCTTTTCTCATTGGCTCCTAACTTCCTATCGTCTCTCGCGCCCCCTCCCCCTCTCTCGCAAATCGCATCGAAATTTTCCTCAATTTAATACCGATTTTTGACATTTGGTAACTTTTTTGTCCCGAGACGATGCTAATTGCGATcaatcgttacacgttacgcTGCTCATTTGTACACCCACTAATACGCATATATGCACATACGCgtatattaatacattctGCAGTGTTACACGTGCTTTATTGCcttatgcatatgtatgtgCGTTGCTAGCAAACAACTCACGGTTAAAGATGCGATGATGCCCGACTGTTAATCGCATATTACGTTTTGATAATGcgtagaaaaatgtatgtttAATTGGATGTCATTTTAAATAGCGTTTTGCATATCGACGTAAAGTTCAAGTTCAACAAATACGGCTTTGATCGCAGCAACTTTGATTTCATTCGGAGCATTTaacgatttttatatctatcgCTCTGAACGTAGATAAGGTTGCTTtgtgaatttaaataaagataaaactCAAGTGCAAAGGCAGAACTTTGTAAGACCTCTACTGTCTTTTTGCCTTTTTGGCGTCCTTTGCTTTCGTTTAAATGGACGTAAATTGCAGTACACGCAGGCAATATCCGACCgctgtattaaaatttatcaaagtaatttacgatagtaaaagcaaaaaaaaaaaaagaagaaaaaagggggaaaaattTTCTCGggcaaaaataaaacattagtGACGCAAACAAAACCGGTTATCCGATAGACTATTTTCTGTGTTATCGTAATTTATATACGATTGAGCGTGTGAAACGTTAAAACATTGCCAGTATTTGCGGATTGAGTGCGATCAAAGCGCACGATctcgattataatttattttcaaaagtataaaagaGAATGCAGCAAGAGATGAGATTTTATACGCGTGTACGTATGGACAGGATCGAGGGCGACTGTATACGGTCGCGACCGAACGAGGTCGAACGACTGGAACCTTCCGTGAAAAGTCCGGAGGATATTGGCGTCGTAGTTTGATCATTGGAGAAACCCGACGTTCCGATTTCATTTCTAACTATTCGTGTATTCTTTGTTCCTACTGTAAGAAACCAACTATACGCATGTATGCATGTGTACGTTTGCGAAATGTCCCTGAATCGTCGTAATCATACCTAGGTCGAGAGTAAAACGATTGTCGGACTCGGAATCTACGGTGGAGAAAGATACGGAAGGAATCAAACGGAAAGCGAATGCAAGTACGACTGACTTCCGAAAAATGAACGAGATTAAATGGTGCGATATATACTGGATTTAATGGTGTAACATGGCACTGCATATAAACTACAAGGGAGTATGTGTTAGGTTTACAGTGGGCATCGAATTCATATGAGAAATCGCAGGATAACGCGTGGCATCGTGACTACAGCAAGCTGACGCGGCTGGACGAGGCGATGCGATTCACGGTGAGGCGAGGTGAGGTAGGGCAGAGCTATGCCCAGCGAGGTACGATGAAGCGAGGTGAAGCGAGACACGATAAAGTGCGACGAGACGAAGTATGGTACGGAGTGGCGAGAGGCCAGAGACGAGGCGAAACGTAGCCGACCGATGGACAAGAAGGGTGAGAGGAAGTGCCAGGTCAGCGCGCATATCCCCCACCAGCGGCGCGCGCCCCAATGGAGGAGGCGGTGCTTACGACCACACCGGCTTCTATATAAAAGAGACAAACCCCCCGATCTGATTAGCAAAGTTCCAACACACGTAAAAGTGCATTTCAC
The nucleotide sequence above comes from Bombus pyrosoma isolate SC7728 linkage group LG1, ASM1482585v1, whole genome shotgun sequence. Encoded proteins:
- the LOC122566040 gene encoding RING-box protein 2 → MAETEQDLGDRADNDNLKPDKLFILKKWNAVAMWSWDVECDTCAICRVQVMDACLRCQAESKKDDSRQDCVVVWGECNHSFHYCCMSLWVQQNNRCPLCQQEWSIQRMGK